The following proteins come from a genomic window of Actinomycetota bacterium:
- the rplP gene encoding 50S ribosomal protein L16 encodes MLLPKRVKHRKVQRGSRKGFAKGGTEINFGDYGIKALEAGWITNRQIESARIAMTRYMKRGGKVWINIFPDKPITQKPAETRMGSGKGNPEKWVAVVKPGRVMFELSGVSEEIAREAIRLARHKLPIKTKFVARADTGGER; translated from the coding sequence ATGCTTCTGCCAAAAAGAGTCAAACATCGCAAGGTGCAGCGGGGCTCACGAAAGGGCTTCGCAAAGGGTGGCACGGAGATCAACTTCGGCGATTACGGGATCAAGGCCCTAGAGGCCGGCTGGATCACCAATCGCCAGATCGAATCCGCCCGTATCGCGATGACACGTTACATGAAGCGTGGAGGTAAGGTCTGGATCAACATCTTTCCGGACAAGCCCATAACCCAGAAGCCCGCCGAGACACGTATGGGCTCAGGGAAAGGGAATCCGGAGAAGTGGGTTGCTGTGGTAAAGCCCGGCAGGGTGATGTTTGAGCTGTCAGGCGTTTCCGAGGAGATTGCGCGAGAAGCGATTCGTCTTGCGCGGCACAAGCTTCCCATCAAGACCAAATTTGTCGCGCGCGCTGATACTGGTGGTGAGAGATAG
- the rpsC gene encoding 30S ribosomal protein S3: MGQKVYPIGIRLGITEDWRSRWYQGKGYSETLAQDLKIRELLFKRLRRAALSRVEIERKGDKSAVTLWTARPGIVIGKKGTEVDTLRKDIEQITGGQVAVNIVEITRPELDAVLVAQGVAEQLVGRVAFRRAMRKAVTSAMKGGALGIRIQCSGCLGGAEMSRREWYREGRVPLHTLRAKIDYGIAEAHTTMGVIGVKVWIYRYEVLPGQSRQEPLNERGRPSRPARNEGQRRR; this comes from the coding sequence ATGGGACAGAAGGTATATCCTATCGGAATTAGGCTTGGGATTACCGAGGACTGGCGTTCAAGGTGGTACCAGGGCAAGGGCTACAGTGAGACGCTTGCCCAGGATCTCAAGATTCGCGAACTGCTGTTCAAGCGCTTGCGCCGAGCGGCCTTGTCGCGTGTCGAGATAGAGCGCAAAGGCGACAAATCCGCAGTGACTTTGTGGACAGCGCGCCCAGGAATCGTGATCGGTAAAAAAGGCACGGAAGTAGATACCTTGAGAAAGGATATCGAGCAGATCACGGGTGGACAGGTCGCTGTCAATATCGTTGAAATCACCCGACCGGAGCTCGACGCAGTGCTTGTTGCCCAGGGCGTTGCCGAGCAGCTCGTGGGTAGAGTCGCATTCCGCCGCGCGATGCGCAAGGCGGTTACTTCCGCCATGAAGGGCGGCGCGCTCGGTATTCGTATTCAGTGTTCGGGATGCCTCGGCGGCGCTGAGATGAGCCGTCGAGAGTGGTACCGCGAGGGCCGGGTTCCGTTGCACACACTTAGAGCCAAGATTGATTACGGCATCGCCGAGGCACACACAACGATGGGTGTTATCGGCGTCAAGGTTTGGATATACAGGTACGAGGTGCTTCCGGGTCAATCTCGACAGGAGCCCTTGAATGAGCGTGGCCGTCCTTCCAGGCCTGCTCGTAACGAAGGCCAAAGGAGGCGCTAG
- the rplV gene encoding 50S ribosomal protein L22 yields MEARAVARYVRVSPRKARLVVDLIRGKSVADAAAILKFTPRAAAEVVEKLLNSAVANAEKNLKLKADGLYVAATYVDEGPTLKRVSPRARGRAFRINKRTSHVTIILKQGKEA; encoded by the coding sequence ATGGAAGCAAGAGCTGTTGCACGATATGTGCGGGTAAGTCCGCGTAAGGCTCGACTCGTGGTGGACTTGATTCGCGGCAAGTCAGTCGCAGATGCGGCCGCAATTCTAAAGTTTACTCCGCGCGCCGCTGCGGAAGTCGTCGAGAAATTGCTGAATAGCGCCGTAGCGAACGCCGAGAAGAATCTTAAGCTCAAGGCGGATGGCTTGTACGTTGCGGCTACCTATGTTGATGAGGGCCCAACGCTGAAAAGAGTAAGCCCTCGTGCTCGGGGTCGTGCTTTTCGTATCAACAAGCGTACAAGTCACGTAACAATCATTCTCAAGCAAGGAAAGGAGGCGTAG
- the rpsS gene encoding 30S ribosomal protein S19 produces MSRSLKKGPFVQARLLARIQQMNETGEKRVVKTWSRASTIFPEMVGHTIAVHDGRKHVPVYVTESMVGHKLGEFSPTRTFRGHAADKKGKR; encoded by the coding sequence ATGAGCAGGAGTCTCAAGAAGGGCCCATTCGTGCAAGCACGCTTGCTCGCTCGAATACAGCAGATGAACGAGACCGGCGAGAAGAGGGTCGTCAAGACCTGGTCGCGCGCTTCGACCATATTTCCCGAGATGGTCGGCCACACCATTGCGGTACACGATGGGCGCAAGCACGTCCCCGTGTATGTTACTGAGTCGATGGTGGGACATAAGCTCGGCGAATTCTCCCCGACCCGCACGTTCCGCGGCCATGCGGCCGACAAGAAAGGCAAGAGGTAG
- the rplB gene encoding 50S ribosomal protein L2, with protein MGIKKYRPTSPGRRFQSVSDFSEITKSEPEKSLLEPLHKKGGRNNYGRITTRHQGGGHKRRYRRIDFKRSKDSVPSRVASIEYDPNRSARIALLHYADGEKRYILAPKGLQVGTTVVSGPEADIKPGNALMLKDIPTGTVVHAVELHPGKGAAMARSAGTSIQLMGKEGDYAILRMPSSEMRRVLLICRATVGEVGNSDHGNITVGKAGRARWKGIRPTVRGTAMNPVDHPHGGGEGKNKTAGRHPVSPWGVPTKGHRTRAKGKLSNRLIIRRRKK; from the coding sequence ATGGGAATAAAGAAATACAGACCGACATCACCGGGCCGCCGATTCCAGTCGGTATCGGACTTTTCCGAGATAACCAAGTCGGAGCCGGAGAAGTCGTTGCTGGAGCCGCTGCACAAAAAGGGCGGTCGAAACAACTATGGACGTATTACGACACGCCATCAGGGCGGTGGACACAAGCGTCGGTATCGCAGAATTGACTTCAAGCGATCGAAGGACAGCGTTCCTTCGCGAGTGGCGTCTATCGAGTATGACCCGAATCGCTCGGCTCGTATTGCGCTGCTTCACTACGCCGATGGCGAGAAGCGCTATATTCTCGCGCCGAAGGGCCTTCAGGTCGGCACTACTGTGGTCAGTGGTCCGGAAGCTGATATCAAGCCCGGTAACGCATTGATGCTCAAGGATATTCCGACCGGAACCGTGGTTCACGCTGTGGAGCTTCATCCGGGCAAGGGTGCCGCCATGGCTCGTTCGGCGGGGACATCCATCCAGTTGATGGGCAAGGAGGGCGACTATGCAATATTGCGCATGCCCTCTAGCGAAATGCGCCGCGTGCTCCTTATTTGTCGCGCCACCGTTGGTGAGGTCGGCAACTCGGATCATGGCAATATCACTGTAGGCAAGGCCGGAAGAGCTCGCTGGAAGGGTATTCGTCCCACGGTCAGAGGCACCGCAATGAACCCTGTCGATCACCCTCACGGTGGTGGTGAAGGCAAGAACAAAACCGCAGGGCGTCACCCGGTATCACCCTGGGGCGTTCCGACCAAAGGTCATCGCACGCGTGCGAAAGGCAAGTTATCCAATCGCCTTATCATTCGTCGGCGCAAGAAATAA
- the rplW gene encoding 50S ribosomal protein L23 encodes MPISHSVIIRPIVSEKSYEMIADNRYSFEVAKTATKPQIATAVTEVFGVTVLSVNTMNVSGKPRRLRNRKGLTRSWKKAIVTLKEGDTIEFFAAP; translated from the coding sequence ATGCCGATCTCTCACAGTGTCATCATCAGGCCGATTGTTTCTGAGAAATCATATGAAATGATCGCCGATAACAGGTATTCTTTCGAGGTTGCCAAAACTGCGACAAAACCGCAGATTGCTACTGCGGTAACAGAGGTTTTTGGCGTTACCGTTTTGAGTGTGAATACCATGAATGTCTCTGGCAAGCCTCGTCGGTTGCGTAATCGCAAGGGGCTTACCCGTTCGTGGAAGAAGGCGATCGTCACTCTCAAAGAGGGCGACACGATAGAGTTTTTCGCGGCGCCCTAG
- the rplD gene encoding 50S ribosomal protein L4, which produces MATIDIKDISGKKVGVKDVADGVFAIEPHTFAMHQVVRSQRAAWRSGTHSTKGRSEVSGGGSKPWRQKGTGRARQGTIRAPQWKGGGVVFGPTPRSYAFRIPGKMIKLAMRSALSAKTAEGALVVVENFGFAEPSTKRAAETLRNLGIEGRVTVVVANDDFETALSFRNIPKVQVITVGQANTYDLVNNNAVLIDSNTLSSLEGVLL; this is translated from the coding sequence ATGGCAACGATAGACATCAAAGACATATCTGGAAAGAAGGTTGGTGTAAAAGATGTGGCGGACGGCGTTTTCGCTATCGAGCCGCATACTTTCGCGATGCACCAGGTGGTGCGAAGCCAGCGGGCCGCATGGCGCTCTGGAACTCACAGCACAAAAGGCCGCAGTGAGGTTTCCGGCGGTGGAAGCAAGCCTTGGCGCCAGAAGGGTACGGGACGTGCTCGTCAAGGAACCATAAGGGCGCCCCAGTGGAAAGGCGGAGGAGTCGTCTTCGGCCCCACTCCGCGCAGCTACGCATTCAGGATTCCCGGTAAGATGATAAAACTTGCTATGCGCAGTGCGCTTTCTGCAAAAACTGCCGAGGGTGCACTTGTGGTAGTCGAGAATTTTGGCTTTGCTGAGCCATCTACCAAGAGAGCCGCAGAGACCCTTAGGAACTTAGGTATAGAGGGTCGCGTAACCGTTGTTGTAGCCAACGACGATTTTGAAACTGCTCTGTCTTTTCGCAATATTCCCAAAGTTCAGGTGATAACCGTGGGACAGGCAAACACCTACGATCTTGTAAACAATAATGCCGTGCTGATAGACAGCAACACTTTGAGCTCACTCGAGGGGGTGCTTTTGTAA
- the rplC gene encoding 50S ribosomal protein L3, with protein sequence MNTILGRKLGMTQLWSESDNLIPVTVIEAGPCAVVQVKTPQNDGYSAAQIAFGHIKESAVNKPMKGHFEKAKVEPKRHLAEVALDEGHSVKAGDVLTVESFEAGQSVHVSGTSKGKGFAGVMKRHNFRGGPGGHGSHFHRAPGSIGMCATPARVLKGTKMPGRMGGESVTVRNLEIVRIDPERNLLIVKGAVPGGKGALLTIRKA encoded by the coding sequence ATGAACACAATTTTAGGTAGAAAACTGGGGATGACCCAGCTCTGGAGTGAGAGCGATAATCTCATTCCCGTGACTGTCATTGAGGCTGGTCCCTGTGCGGTAGTCCAGGTAAAGACACCGCAGAATGATGGCTATTCGGCGGCGCAAATCGCCTTTGGTCATATCAAGGAGTCTGCTGTCAACAAGCCAATGAAAGGCCACTTTGAAAAGGCCAAGGTTGAGCCCAAGCGCCATCTAGCCGAAGTCGCTCTCGATGAAGGCCACTCGGTCAAGGCTGGCGATGTGCTCACGGTTGAGAGCTTCGAAGCGGGCCAGAGTGTTCATGTGAGCGGCACGAGCAAGGGTAAAGGATTTGCCGGAGTCATGAAGCGGCACAACTTCCGCGGTGGTCCAGGTGGACATGGCTCACACTTCCATCGTGCCCCGGGCTCCATAGGAATGTGCGCTACCCCAGCTCGCGTTCTCAAAGGAACCAAGATGCCCGGGCGGATGGGTGGAGAGAGTGTGACCGTTCGTAATCTGGAGATCGTTCGTATTGATCCAGAGCGAAATCTATTGATCGTAAAAGGCGCTGTTCCTGGTGGAAAAGGCGCATTGTTGACGATTCGCAAGGCGTAA
- the rpsJ gene encoding 30S ribosomal protein S10, whose protein sequence is MQNQKIRIRLKGYDHEIVDQSTKMIVDTAQKTGAKVSGPIPLPTERNLYCVIRSPHVNKDSREHFEMKTHKRLIDILEPTAKTVDSLMRLDLPAGVDIEIKL, encoded by the coding sequence TTGCAGAACCAAAAGATAAGAATTCGACTGAAGGGTTACGATCATGAGATCGTAGATCAGTCGACAAAGATGATCGTTGACACGGCCCAGAAAACGGGTGCAAAGGTTTCTGGTCCGATACCTTTGCCAACCGAGCGTAACCTTTACTGCGTGATCCGCTCGCCGCACGTCAACAAGGACAGCCGTGAGCACTTTGAGATGAAGACCCACAAGCGGCTAATCGACATCCTTGAGCCTACAGCAAAGACGGTCGATTCGTTGATGAGGCTGGATCTGCCCGCCGGAGTTGATATTGAGATTAAATTATAG
- the tuf gene encoding elongation factor Tu, producing the protein MAKKKFERTKPHVNIGTIGHVDHGKTTLTAAITKTLAEKGWADFTPFDQIDKAPEERERGITIAIAHVEYESESRHYAHVDCPGHADYVKNMITGAAQMDGAILVVSAADGPMPQTREHILLARQVGVPHIVVFLNKVDMVDDPELLELVELEIRELLNEYEFPGDDTPVIKGSALKALEGDESAKEAIFELIAAVDSHVPIPVREIDKPFLMAVEDVFTITGRGTVATGRVERGVVKVGDDVEIVGIRDTHKTVVTGVEMFRKLLDEAQAGDNVGVLLRGVSRTDIERGQVLCKPGSITPHTEFLGQVYVLTKEEGGRHTPFFDGYRPQFYFRTTDVTGIAHLPEGTEMVMPGDNVEIRGELIAPIAMEDGLRFAIREGGRTVGSGRVTKILK; encoded by the coding sequence ATGGCCAAGAAAAAGTTTGAGCGCACCAAGCCGCACGTCAACATCGGCACTATCGGTCACGTCGACCATGGTAAGACCACGCTGACTGCCGCTATCACCAAGACACTTGCCGAAAAAGGGTGGGCTGATTTCACCCCCTTCGACCAGATCGATAAAGCCCCCGAAGAGCGTGAGCGCGGTATCACTATCGCTATCGCACACGTAGAGTACGAGTCCGAATCTCGTCACTACGCTCACGTCGACTGCCCGGGTCACGCTGACTACGTCAAGAACATGATCACCGGTGCCGCGCAGATGGACGGCGCTATCCTAGTTGTCTCGGCAGCGGATGGCCCTATGCCCCAGACACGCGAGCATATCCTGCTCGCCCGTCAGGTTGGCGTTCCGCACATCGTGGTCTTCTTGAACAAGGTTGACATGGTCGATGATCCCGAACTTCTCGAGCTTGTAGAGCTTGAGATTCGCGAGCTGCTAAACGAGTACGAGTTTCCGGGCGATGACACACCTGTAATCAAGGGCTCGGCACTAAAGGCGCTAGAGGGCGACGAGTCGGCCAAAGAAGCGATCTTTGAGCTTATCGCAGCGGTAGACAGCCACGTTCCGATTCCCGTACGCGAGATCGACAAGCCATTCCTCATGGCGGTAGAGGACGTCTTTACCATCACAGGTCGCGGTACGGTAGCCACAGGCCGCGTTGAAAGAGGCGTGGTAAAGGTCGGAGACGACGTCGAGATAGTCGGTATCCGCGATACCCACAAGACCGTCGTTACCGGTGTGGAGATGTTTCGCAAGCTCCTCGATGAGGCTCAGGCCGGAGATAACGTGGGCGTGCTTTTGCGCGGTGTCTCGCGTACCGATATCGAGCGCGGCCAGGTGCTTTGCAAGCCCGGCTCGATCACCCCTCACACCGAGTTCCTAGGCCAAGTCTACGTGCTTACCAAAGAAGAAGGCGGACGTCACACTCCGTTTTTCGATGGATATCGCCCGCAGTTTTACTTCCGTACCACAGACGTGACCGGCATCGCTCACCTGCCCGAGGGCACCGAGATGGTAATGCCCGGTGACAACGTGGAGATCCGCGGCGAGCTCATCGCTCCGATCGCGATGGAGGATGGCTTGAGATTTGCCATCCGCGAAGGCGGAAGAACCGTAGGCTCGGGACGAGTAACAAAGATTTTGAAGTAG
- the fusA gene encoding elongation factor G: MAQKKYPISKTRNIGIMAHIDAGKTTTTERILFYTGKSHKIGEVHDGAAAMDWMIQEQERGITITSAATTCFWRDHRIQIIDTPGHVDFTVEVERSLRVLDGACAVFCAVGGVEPQSETVWRQADNYKVPRMAYINKMDRTGADFFNVIRMMKDRLNTRPVLLQLPIGSEDRFTGIIDLLAMNAIFFNEDDKGINPSTGEIPAELADDAELYRAELVEAAAEYDDALLEKFLAEEDIEIGELQAALRQATIDCAITPVVCGASFKNKGVQALLDAIIDYLPSPVDIPAIRGKDVRTDEEIVREADGKAPFAALAFKVMTDPYVGKLTYFRVYSGSMSAGSYVLNSTKGHKERIGRLLEMHANHREDITDVSAGDIVAAVGLKNTTTGDTLCSDSQPVVLESMEFPDPVIDIAIEPKTKVDQEKLGQSLARLAEEDPTFRVRSDEETGQTIIAGMGELHLEVIVDRLLREFKVEANVGKPQVAYRETVGKRVDGVDMKFARQTGGRGQYGHVVINVVPQEAGVGYEFASKIVGGAVPKEYIPAVDKGIQEALGSGVLAGYPVVDVKVELVDGSYHEVDSSEMAFKIAGSMAIKDGLRKATPKLLEPMMAVEVATPEDFMGDVMGDLSSRRGQIEGIEPRGGAQIVRAKVPLSEMFGYATDLRSRTQGRASYTMQFHAYEQVPKSVAEEIVAKVGGEVSRG; this comes from the coding sequence ATGGCTCAGAAGAAATACCCAATATCCAAGACCCGAAACATCGGGATCATGGCCCACATAGACGCCGGGAAGACGACCACTACCGAGCGGATTTTGTTCTATACCGGAAAGTCTCACAAGATCGGTGAGGTCCATGATGGTGCTGCCGCCATGGACTGGATGATCCAGGAGCAGGAGCGCGGTATCACAATCACATCCGCTGCGACCACGTGTTTTTGGAGAGATCATCGCATTCAGATTATCGATACTCCCGGGCACGTGGACTTTACCGTTGAGGTGGAACGCTCGCTGAGGGTGCTCGACGGCGCCTGCGCTGTATTCTGTGCGGTAGGGGGTGTCGAGCCACAGTCCGAGACCGTCTGGCGCCAGGCTGACAACTACAAGGTTCCCCGTATGGCTTACATCAACAAGATGGACCGGACCGGTGCAGACTTCTTCAATGTTATTCGGATGATGAAGGATCGCCTGAATACACGCCCGGTGCTACTGCAGCTGCCCATTGGCTCAGAGGACCGCTTTACCGGGATTATCGATTTGCTGGCGATGAATGCGATCTTCTTCAATGAAGATGACAAAGGTATCAATCCTTCCACCGGCGAGATTCCTGCCGAGCTTGCTGATGATGCGGAGCTTTACAGGGCTGAGCTGGTTGAGGCTGCTGCCGAGTACGACGACGCGCTTCTCGAAAAGTTCCTCGCCGAAGAGGATATCGAAATCGGCGAACTGCAGGCCGCACTCCGTCAGGCCACTATTGACTGTGCGATTACGCCTGTTGTCTGCGGGGCCTCCTTCAAGAACAAGGGAGTTCAGGCGCTACTCGATGCGATCATCGACTATCTTCCATCTCCCGTAGACATTCCTGCCATCCGGGGCAAAGATGTCCGCACAGATGAGGAAATCGTTCGTGAGGCCGATGGGAAAGCACCATTTGCCGCTCTCGCATTCAAGGTCATGACCGATCCATACGTTGGTAAGCTGACCTACTTCCGAGTTTATTCGGGCTCCATGTCCGCAGGATCGTATGTTCTCAACTCTACCAAGGGACACAAGGAGCGTATCGGCCGCCTGCTCGAGATGCATGCCAATCACCGCGAAGACATCACCGATGTCTCGGCGGGTGATATCGTTGCTGCGGTCGGATTGAAGAACACGACGACCGGTGACACGCTTTGCTCGGATAGCCAACCAGTTGTGCTTGAGTCGATGGAGTTTCCTGACCCGGTTATCGATATCGCAATTGAGCCCAAGACCAAGGTGGACCAGGAGAAGCTCGGTCAGTCTCTGGCCAGGCTCGCTGAGGAGGATCCCACATTCAGGGTGCGCTCCGATGAGGAGACAGGCCAGACCATCATCGCCGGGATGGGCGAGTTGCACCTAGAGGTCATTGTCGACAGACTGTTGCGTGAATTCAAGGTCGAGGCCAACGTCGGTAAGCCGCAAGTCGCGTATCGCGAGACAGTCGGCAAGCGGGTCGACGGTGTCGACATGAAATTCGCTCGGCAAACGGGCGGGCGAGGTCAGTATGGTCACGTAGTCATAAATGTTGTGCCGCAAGAGGCTGGAGTCGGATACGAGTTTGCGAGCAAAATCGTCGGCGGCGCTGTTCCAAAAGAGTACATTCCCGCAGTTGACAAGGGCATCCAGGAGGCCCTTGGCTCAGGCGTTCTTGCCGGATACCCAGTAGTTGATGTCAAGGTTGAGCTTGTAGACGGCTCCTATCACGAGGTTGACTCCTCGGAGATGGCCTTCAAAATAGCCGGCTCCATGGCGATCAAAGATGGGCTGCGCAAGGCAACCCCCAAACTTCTTGAGCCGATGATGGCGGTAGAGGTCGCCACACCGGAAGACTTCATGGGAGATGTCATGGGCGATCTCTCGAGTCGTCGAGGCCAGATCGAAGGCATAGAGCCTCGCGGAGGAGCCCAGATAGTACGTGCCAAAGTGCCTTTGTCTGAGATGTTCGGCTATGCGACGGACCTTCGCAGTCGCACCCAGGGCCGCGCGTCGTACACAATGCAGTTCCACGCTTATGAGCAGGTACCCAAGTCCGTAGCCGAAGAGATCGTCGCCAAAGTTGGCGGCGAAGTGAGCCGAGGATAG
- the rpsG gene encoding 30S ribosomal protein S7, which produces MPRRAAATRREIVGDIQYNNKLITQLINKVLLHGKRSIAERMVYDAFALIESRSGADPLATFKKAMDNVRPTLEVRPKRVGGATYQVPIEVNSRRSTTLAIRWMVNFARKRREKTMSERIANEILDASNGTGASVKKREDLYKMAESNRAFSHYRW; this is translated from the coding sequence ATGCCAAGGCGTGCTGCAGCAACCCGACGTGAAATAGTCGGGGACATACAATACAACAACAAGTTGATCACCCAGTTGATCAACAAGGTTCTCCTCCACGGCAAGCGCTCTATTGCCGAGCGCATGGTGTATGACGCATTTGCGCTCATTGAGAGCCGGTCCGGAGCCGATCCTTTGGCCACGTTCAAGAAGGCCATGGACAATGTGCGGCCCACCCTTGAGGTTCGTCCAAAGCGGGTTGGCGGTGCCACATACCAGGTTCCTATCGAAGTGAACTCACGACGCTCCACTACACTAGCGATTCGCTGGATGGTCAACTTTGCCCGCAAGAGGAGAGAGAAGACGATGTCCGAGCGCATTGCCAATGAGATACTCGATGCCTCTAACGGAACTGGCGCATCGGTCAAGAAGCGTGAGGATCTTTACAAGATGGCCGAGTCCAACAGGGCCTTTAGCCATTACCGTTGGTAG
- the rpsL gene encoding 30S ribosomal protein S12, which yields MPTINQLVRKGRKAKATKSSTPALKGNPQKRGVCTRVYTTTPKKPNSALRKVARVRLVNQMEITAYIPGIGHNLQEHSIVLVRGGRVKDLPGVRYKVIRGTLDAAGVNNRVQARSRYGAKKPK from the coding sequence TTGCCCACTATCAATCAGCTGGTCCGCAAGGGCCGTAAGGCCAAAGCTACGAAAAGCTCTACTCCGGCCCTCAAGGGAAATCCCCAAAAGCGTGGGGTTTGCACTCGTGTTTATACAACCACGCCCAAGAAGCCTAACTCGGCTTTGAGAAAGGTTGCCAGGGTCCGCCTGGTCAATCAGATGGAGATCACGGCGTACATTCCGGGAATCGGACACAACCTTCAGGAGCACTCCATAGTCCTGGTTCGGGGTGGCCGCGTAAAAGATCTTCCTGGAGTCAGGTACAAGGTAATTCGGGGAACGCTTGACGCTGCGGGTGTCAATAACAGGGTTCAGGCAAGGTCCCGGTATGGAGCCAAGAAGCCGAAATAG